TCTAGACACATATTTCACTTTATCTGCAAACACGAGGGCTGTTCGGACTATGGTCAAGTCGAGAGGAGTTTACGGCAGAGTTTCACGGTGGCGGATCAGGTTTTGTCTCAGGTGCTCGATGATCACCAGAGGTTTGTTATCGTTCAAGATGAAGACTCGAATCCCAGAAGCTCTAAGCCTGATGCTGACAGCCTGATCTTAGCCAAAACCTCACTCCGGCTGAGTAAACATGACAAATGCCCCGGATGTGAAGACCTACACCTGTGCAGATACTTTGTTTGTGGAAATTGCAGATTTGGGTAAGTAAACTTGAGTTCCATCTTAAAGTCACTTGTTAGATAATATGGAAGATTGTCGTTTTCAAGGAAGCGTTTTTCGACATTTATTCCTTAAAAGGTTCTAGCTTTGTGTTGTGTTAGTACTAGGCCCTGTTTATTTACTAGTGAGTGATTCATTTGCGACTGGTAGCTTTAATTTACTACCATTGTTATTTCTGACATTGCACATTTAGTCACTGAATTCTAGTATTACATCTCGGATCTATTACAGTTGTTGCTGGTAACTGTTTCAGTTTCACCACTAGTAGGCCTAAAATACACTAAGTCATTCATTTAGTAGTAATTCGGTTATTGGGATGTATTCCAGTTTCCTTAGTACAAATTGAACAGATACTAGTACTTAGGGAATTACTAGTAACATTTTAGTCTTCTAGTTAAATTTAAAACCTTACTAGTAGCCATTTGATTagttattatatacagtataatgagtAAAAAGGCAATAGCACCTAGTATTATGAGAAATGTTACCAGTATTAATGCTTGTCTCATAAAAAAGTACTAATATTTAGTTTAAGAACTAGTAAAGTCAGAATAGGTGCCAGCAATAATTGTAATACAGGGtacaaactaaatatatttggttaataatgaataatatttacaCATTACAGTGTTAAACACAATTTTTGCttaattagacaaaattacacacaagtatataaatacacTACATTTGATGCTTATATGGATATTTCTATGTTTCTTTACAATTTCACctaatataaatgtgtttaattttcattatttgtcaTTCTTAGGACAAAATGCAAAAATTCCCATGACTTGACATCAGCACATAATTCTGACCTCCTGAAGAAGCATGACCTTCATGGCCTGGCGAGTGGAGAGTTGTTTCAACTTCTGCTTCAAAACGACCCCTCATTACTTCCAGAGGTCAACATCTGTTAAACAGCTTTACTAGTTATCTCATAATTCATTTAATGACTCTTTGAAAGTTATGTTAGGCTCTGCAAGGTATTTGAAGTTGACTTTAAAATATCTAGATTGTATAAACATTAACTTTTCACTTACATGGGAATTTCTCACTGCATAAGAAGGATTGATTGCAGAAGCTGCTCAGGCTTTTTATCTGTTTTCCATATCTGCATCCCGTgttgattatttaaattttttaaagaaatagtcatctccaaaatgaaatttcatgaaaatgttctcacccttccaggatgtagatgaatttgttgtttcttcagaacagatttgaagaaaatgtatctcttgctcactaatggatgctctgcagtgaatgggtgccgtcagaatgaggttccaaacagctgataaaaacatcacaataatccacaagtaatcagcAGGATTccattattgtgatggtttttttttttaaatcagctctttggactctcattctgacggcacccattcagtgcaggGGATACATTGAtatgcaagtgatgtaatgctaaatttctccaaatctgtttcgatgaatggcctgagagtgagcaaATTTTCAGCaaagcatttttgggtgaactattcttttaacatgATAATCTTCTAATAAtgtgttatgtattttttttttcattatacagtGTGTGACTCTTGATTTTTTTGTGATGTGTTTACTGTCTAGGTGTGCTTCCACTACAACAAGGGAAAAGGGGAATATGGCAGCTGTAAATATAAGACATCCTGTGGCAACCTACACCTCTGCCTGCACTTCCTGCAGGATGACTGTAAATTTGGAGCAGCTTGCAAAAGGACTCACAGCTTCAATGCACATGCTCTGAAAATCCTGAATACTCGAGGGCTCAGTTCAGAAAACATGCGAAAACTGCTCAGGCTTTACAAGAGCAAGTTACTGATTGCTTCTTCAGTTTTCAAGAAGAAAGAGACAggtgaatgaaagaaaaagagacactgattgtgtttttgtaatttagcattaattattttgaacaaaagaGCATTAGATTACCGCtttgattgtctttttttctcatccatgtgtattttcattgttttcaatCTGAACAGTAGCTCTACCTGAAGTGAAAGGACGCACCAGACACAAATCCAGTGGCTCCGTCAGTGAATCGGATCAGAATGAAATCTGTCTCTTTTTCATACGCACTGGATGTAGTTTCAAAGGTGATGTCACTGAATAAGCACATTTCCTTAACCTTGTCCTGATTCATTATTGAAAATACATGTATGTAGTATTCTTAAAAAATCATTAGACTATTTTGTGAGCGCAATTTGTTTTAtagtctataaataaatataatataattataggcTATTTTGTGCTTAAAATACGGGAAATACATCAGTGCTTTGAAATACGGTACATCAGGTGACCTCAGTTTCaagccattttcaagcactttgttCATGTAGACCACCGGCCAGCATGATAAAAGTGAACTAAAACCATAATAAAACCTTTTTGTggcttgaaataaatgttatcaGAAATAAAAGTGGTTGAGAAACTCTTGAAGTCaagagtttgtgtttttttttttttttgtaacatctcATTATTTGTGTTCCTCTAGACAAGTGCGTCCGTTTTCACCACCATCTGCCCTATAAATGGCAGATATTACAGAAGGATGGGATTACATGGAGTGACTTGCCGAATGAAGAGGAGGTTGAGAAGGCGTACTGCAGTCCAGCTAACGTTTTGTGGTATAAATAGATtgtatatgtttatttactgGTATTTTAATGGGTTTTCAAATAACCTTCGTATTGCAAATCTATTGTTCCATCACAAAATTAAAGTTACACATGCCACTGCAGAAATGCACTCTCAAGCATGATTGATCTGTTCTGTGATAGCAAGTGTCCAATAAGAGGGAAGGTTACTGAGACAAAATtagttaatgtaaattaaaatgctttaacTATGTGACATGAGTGTACATGATTTGgaacttttttaatttgtatttttatataacttttattattgtggaaaaaacatttagtgctcaaataaatatttgcattggcATGTGTATCTGAAGTGGCCAGTAAATGCATTGTGgtttgtcttgtctttttttaacacttttttttttcccccctcaccTCCATATCGCAGTATTAATGAGAGCAGCACAGGGCATCAGGTTGTGGACTTCATGTCAATGACTTGTGGAGTGTCAGATGTGCGTCGGCTGTCCACAGCATCTTCTGTTACTAAACCCCCTCACTTCATTCTGACCACTGAATGGATCTGGTACTGGAGGAATGACAAGGGAGGTTGGACAGAGTATGGCAAAGGGGTCAGTGGCACATTGCATCACAATAGCTCTAAAATAATGCGATTCTAAAACCTGAGTCCATCTGTGATGTTACATTTAACATGATGTTTACATTTCACAACAGTTTTTGTTGAATCTTTCAGGAAGATCCTAAACTTGTGGCATCAGTCACTTCAGAAGATCTTGAGAAACATTACCTGGCTGACAGTGAAAAGGAAATTTCATTTACTTCACAGAACCATCAATACATCCTCAAATTTAAAGGTACTTACCAGTGATGTTAGCTCCTGTTAACCATTTTTTCCCTTTATtgaaataaagtataataaatggaAACCTTAAATGGACACGAGAAATGTTGCTTTtggaaaactaaactaaaaatgtaaaaaacaacaacaacaaacaattaac
This is a stretch of genomic DNA from Carassius auratus strain Wakin unplaced genomic scaffold, ASM336829v1 scaf_tig00004577, whole genome shotgun sequence. It encodes these proteins:
- the LOC113070576 gene encoding poly [ADP-ribose] polymerase 12-like, which translates into the protein MYVVSRHIFHFICKHEGCSDYGQVERSLRQSFTVADQVLSQVLDDHQRFVIVQDEDSNPRSSKPDADSLILAKTSLRLSKHDKCPGCEDLHLCRYFVCGNCRFGTKCKNSHDLTSAHNSDLLKKHDLHGLASGELFQLLLQNDPSLLPEVCFHYNKGKGEYGSCKYKTSCGNLHLCLHFLQDDCKFGAACKRTHSFNAHALKILNTRGLSSENMRKLLRLYKSKLLIASSVFKKKETVALPEVKGRTRHKSSGSVSESDQNEICLFFIRTGCSFKDKCVRFHHHLPYKWQILQKDGITWSDLPNEEEVEKAYCSPANVLCINESSTGHQVVDFMSMTCGVSDVRRLSTASSVTKPPHFILTTEWIWYWRNDKGGWTEYGKGEDPKLVASVTSEDLEKHYLADSEKEISFTSQNHQYILKFKEMCQRNLKHKTERDVRRRPRFVSAQDVKSKIKGSESPDSSASSSVEVPPYWDKGALDNFTYKIVPLQSTSKEYQRVGAMFSRTLPKSVIRSIERVQNLSLWKVFQWQKEQMNKRNGGSAFDQRYLFHGTDESLIAAICEQNFDWRMCGSHGTLYGKGSYFARDSSYSDRYAKSRNGKTKKMFVALVLVGNFTRGNNSLVRPPQKPTSQGFYDSCVDNEANPAIFVVFEKFQVYPEYIIEYS